A window of the Miscanthus floridulus cultivar M001 chromosome 14, ASM1932011v1, whole genome shotgun sequence genome harbors these coding sequences:
- the LOC136505594 gene encoding uncharacterized protein, which translates to MSQSQLLSNAIVFPLKLDGPSNYREWAFSVKTVLRGHGLASHLTDDPPTDKSKDGSGAAAVTTWTKDDGRIMSAIVTSMKPSLMMSLEHHQSAKEMWDYLQGRYVQNSGALLLTLMQGLHDLQQNEMSIEEYYTAFDRLMGPFLSMVPKCEAGCSGCCDKKNKFIEKFLIYQFFHGLRPDFESSRKQLLNASTTPFISDVLSALIAEETRLNSQSPVSVPHSVLAASHKTNTVKGNSFSPCVHCKKTTHRSE; encoded by the coding sequence ATGTCGCAGTCGCAATTACTGTCAAATGCCATTGTTTTTCCTCTGAAACTTGATGGTCCATCTAATTATCGAGAGTGGGCTTTCTCTGTCAAAACTGTACTGCGTGGACATGGCCTTGCATCTCATCTGACAGATGATCCTCCAACTGACAAGTCGAAGGATGGTTCTGGTGCTGCTGCCGTCACGACTTGGACTAAGGATGATGGCCGAATCATGAGTGCCATAGTCACCAGCATGAAACCCTCACTAATGATGAGCCTTGAGCACCATCAATCTGCTAAGGAGATGTGGGACTACTTGCAGGGGAGATATGTTCAGAACAGCGGTGCACTTTTGCTTACTCTAATGCAAGGACTTCATGATCTTCAGCAGAATGAGATGTCTATCGAGGAGTATTATACTGCTTTTGATCGTCTGATGGGACCTTTTCTTTCCATGGTTCCTAAGTGTGAGGCAGGGTGCTCAGGCTGCTGTGATAAGAAGAATAAGTTCATTGAAAAATTCCTTATATATCAGTTTTTTCATGGTTTGCGGCCTGATTTTGAGTCCAGTCGTAAACAGTTGTTAAATGCTTCCACCACTCCGTTTATTTCTGATGTGTTGTCCGCCTTGATTGCTGAGGAGACACGACTTAATTCTCAGTCTCCTGTATCAGTACCTCACAGTGTTCTGGCAGCCTCTCACAAGACCAATACAGTGAAGGGCAACTCTTTTTCGCCTTGTGTTCATTGCAAGAAGACTACTCACCGTtcagaatga
- the LOC136505729 gene encoding tetrapyrrole-binding protein, chloroplastic-like gives MANASLQSFLLPQHHSFASTGGSHDGSPCTLLKLSTNTSGSISFRLHPNTSRSVTTTSTTNSSAPTPVAPATSAAEEDLSPAPSLDLLGRQLAAGDYRQADETTRALIIDLAGESARRRGYVFFSEVQFISAEDLHAIDELWKEHSNGKFGYSVQRRLWEKSQRDFTRFFIRVGWMKKLDTEVEQYNYRAFPDEFMWEMKDDTPEGHLPLTNALRGTQLLGNILTHPAFQEENQEDEAAAAAESATTGQTKDDNKGRERPKFMRDFKPDYSF, from the coding sequence ATGGCAAATGCTTCTCTGCAATCCTTTCTTCTCCCCCAGCACCATTCTTTCGCCAGCACCGGCGGCAGCCATGACGGCTCCCCTTGTACCCTGCTCAAGCTCTCCACCAACACCAGCGGCAGCATTTCCTTCAGGCTCCACCCCAACACCTCCCGCTCGGTGACCACAACCTCGACCACCAACTCGTCAGCTCCAACTCCAGTGGCCCCGGCAACATCAGCAGCAGAAGAAGACTTGTCACCGGCCCCCTCCCTCGACCTCCTCGGCCGCCAGCTCGCGGCGGGGGACTACCGCCAGGCCGACGAGACCACCCGGGCACTCATCATCGACCTCGCTGGCGAGTCCGCGAGGCGCCGAGGGTACGTCTTCTTCTCCGAGGTCCAGTTCATCTCCGCCGAGGACCTTCACGCCATTGACGAGCTCTGGAAAGAGCATAGCAATGGCAAGTTCGGGTACAGCGTGCAGCGGCGGCTCTGGGAGAAATCGCAGCGCGACTTCACCCGCTTCTTCATCAGGGTCGGCTGGATGAAGAAGCTGGACACAGAGGTAGAACAGTACAACTACAGGGCCTTCCCTGACGAGTTCATGTGGGAGATGAAGGATGACACACCTGAGGGTCACCTGCCGCTCACCAATGCCCTCAGGGGCACACAGCTCCTGGGGAACATCCTCACCCACCCGGCCTTCCAGGAGGAGAACCAGGAAGACgaagctgcagctgcagcagaGAGTGCCACCACTGGTCAAACCAAAGATGATAACAAAGGGAGGGAGAGACCAAAGTTCATGAGAGATTTCAAGCCTGATTATTCCTTTTGA
- the LOC136503008 gene encoding dehydration-responsive element-binding protein 1A-like, translated as MSTEERNFAPSLRRADTAFPRLLLPPLPPSREATGRDQQRAAMDMGRLQQHATSSSSTSTSASSSSSSPPQPPPKKRLAGRTKFRCSAACAAGRWVCEVRVPGKRGSRLWLGTYLASEAAARTHDVAMLALGSVCLLAVPPPSALSGLDDARQAALEAAPELEQVLVKKAGIGCSEEHATELARARYEEKKLDEYRSRVGRTVQSPIVLSDEGDEDEDDTGRLSELIALAEAGLQAQEAKDDTGS; from the exons ATGAGTACTGAGGAGCGTAACTTTGCGCCGAGTCTCCGTCGCGCGGATACGGCGTTCCCGCGCCTTCTTTTGCCGCCGCTCCCTCCTTCCCGCGAAGCCACCGGCAGGGATCAGCAGCGCGCAGCCATGGACATGGGCCGGCTCCAGCAGCACGCGACCTCCtcatcctccacctccacctcggcgtcgtcgtcctcgtcctccccgCCACAGCCTCCGCCCAAGAAGCGCCTCGCGGGGCGCACCAAGTTCCGGTGTTCCGCGGCGTGCGCCGCGGGCCGGTGGGTGTGCGAGGTGCGTGTCCCGGGGAAGCGCGGCTCGCGGCTGTGGCTTGGCACCTACCTCGCCTCGGAGGCGGCGGCGCGCACACATGACGTCGCGATGCTCGCCCTGGGCTCCGTGTGTCTGCTCGCCGTGCCGCCGCCGTCCGCGCTCTCGGGCTTGGACGACGCCCGCCAAGCGGCGCTCGAGGCCGCGCCAGAGCTTGAGCAGGTGCTTGTGAAGAAGGCCG ggattggttgcagcgaggaacatgccacagagctggctcgtgcaaggtatgaggagaagaagttagatgagtaTAGGTCTCgagttggtcgcaccgttcaatcaccgattgtgttgtctgatgagggggacgaggatgaggacgacactggcagactgagtgagctcattgctctagcagaggcaggcttgcagGCACAGGAGGCTAAGGATGATACTGGcagctga